Within Triticum dicoccoides isolate Atlit2015 ecotype Zavitan chromosome 1B, WEW_v2.0, whole genome shotgun sequence, the genomic segment aagaggcacggccgttactctcgcgaaagcacaaccgtgtctctcgcggaagccAAACCGTGCctttcgcgaaagaaaaaaaaaacaaaaaatgcgttttttttcgCTTctaagaggcacgaccgtgcctctcgcgaaagcacaaccgtgcctctcgagaaaacaaaaccgtgactctcgcaaaaaaaTGCTTTTTTTTGCAAATTTTTTGTTTCGAAACTTTTTTTTcatcgaaaagctagggaagatcggtggaaaaccaaaacgaaaaaaCCATTTaataagccgaaaacgcgtgctaaAAAATAATAACAAAAATTCCTAAGGAAACACCTAGAGCGCGACATGTGGCGAATTGCTGAGAGcgtgccaagtggcgctgatcgttgcgagactCCCGAAAGAGCGCTCGTTAATTGTTTGTCGCCGGCAAACGTACCTCGTGGGCCGTGGCTGGTCTACTTTCAGTGAAGCTTCAAACGGGATTGAAACAGGGCCCAAAAACCAAACTTTTCAAGGGAAAAAAGGCTGCATGCATGCAAATGGTGGTCTGCGCCCCTCTTTTTTTTAGGAAGTGGCCTGCGGTCTCTGACTGGCGAGGCCCAGCACAACATCGGGTCTAGCGAAACACAAGCGCACCCAGCCGCAATGGCGCGAAAATCTAGGCCGCAGTAGCAGACTGTCACAGTGGCAGCGCACCGATGCCGTGGTGAGGGCTACGTCGCCACGCGGCCACGAAGCTGAAAACCTCTCTCTCCTCACATAACCAGTCAGTTGGGGCCTTGGgggggctcttcctcgtcgtcacCTTCATTTTCCTTCGGGTTTCAGGTATGCATGCTGGCCTCCACCTACTCTACTCTGTTCTTTGCTGCATGTTCTTTGCTGCAGCCTAGGAGTAAATGCCCCCTGTTTTGCGGTGCCGTTCTTGAGGCAGGAGTAATGAGCTTGGAGGAGCCATTGACAGTATCCTCTTTTGCCTTTGTTGCCAGCATCCAGATCCAGGTCGACCTGGTTTTCTCCATAGAGGGAAGGTGATTGATTTTCTCTCTCTGCATTGTACAAATGCCTTGATCCAGTATGCATTGATTGGTCCAGAAAAGGAAGGTGATTGGTTTTCTTGAGGAATGGAAGGTGATTGATCCAGTATGGATTGATTGACTATTGAATAGAGGCTTTCCTTCTTGGTGGGTTTTAATCCAGATCGGCATGAGCAATGCGAGCCCCAGGTAGATTTTCAGATTAGTCGGTTCTCGCTGCCATCGCCATCAGAGCCATCGAGGATGGGCAGGTGGGGCTTCAGCAGGAAGCGCAAGGAGAGGAAGTGGGGGAGCAGCCGCGGTCATGAATCAGGAGACAAGGTGACGGGCGCACAAAACCTCACCCAGCTGcatttcttcttcttgcatttgccTGGTTAACGAGAAATCCCAATCCAGGGTCCAACCCAGGGTCTCAGGCACCGCGCGTCGCCGGCGAGGATCATGAAGCTGTACCCTCACCTCACCGCCGGGCAGCGGGAGATGATAGAGGGCGCCGGCTTCGGGGGGCTGCTGAGGCTCCAATGCCCAACCATCCCCGCCAGGCTCTCCACCTGGCTCCTCCGGCGGTTCGACACCGACTCCTCGGAGCTGGTCATCCCCGGCAGGGGCAGGATTCCCGTCACCGTCGACAGCGTGCACCGGGTGCTCGGCATCCCCAAGAACGGCCGCGACGTCGTGTACGGGCTGGACGACGAGAGCATCGCGTCCGTGCTGGACAAGCACGGCGTTGACAGGCCGCCCTCCATGGCGAGCCTCGAGAAGTCCATCAAGCTGATGAAGTCGGCGGACGAGCACTTCCTCCGGACTTTCATAATGCTCGTGCTCTCGTCGTTCCTCTGCCCGACCAGCAGCCTGAAGATCAGCCCCCGGTGCTTCCCCGAGCTGGTGAACATCGGGTCCATCAGGGAGCTCAACTGGTGCAAATTCGTTGTGGAGCAGCTGGAGAAGTGCGTTTCTTCCCTCGGCAAGAAGAACAGCGCAGGGGGCTGCCTTTTCTATCTTGTGGTGAGCATTCTGCACAATGATTCATGAGACAAGGAATATGAATGAATCCTACAGATTTTATTTTATCTGCACTGCACACTGAATAGTCTAACACGTTTAGTTTTATCTTGCTATATACAGATTCTGTACCTAGAGTCGCTTGATGTCCGTGGCATGGAGATACCTGACGGCACGCCGAGAGTATCTGCGTGGGACAGGAAGCTGATGGACAAAGTCATCGAGATGGACATGAAGAACAATGGTTCTTTCGGAAAATGCTTCGTAAGTTCTTCTCTTGGAGTTTTTCTTCTGTAATATAGCAATGCTTTTTTGTCACTGTTATGATCATCCTCTGCATCTGCTTCACATGTTGCATGCAGTTGAAAAGGGAAGCCACTCGCAAGATCATTTCCAGAGGCGCGTCAAGTTCAAGTGCGTCTGTCCTGCTTGGCGACGTCTCGGCGATAGCAAATTTTGTGTCATCAAATGTCCTACCGGAGTACTGTCCACAGGTAACCACCACCTTTTTTGTGCGAAAATTATCTTCAGTGGCATTGACATTTCCCCCTGTAATGATTTTGTGTGTTTTGACGCCCCTTTGTCTGTAGAAGAAGGAGGTCTTATGCAAGGCTGCAGGTAATCTTTGTGCAAGTATCAAagacgcgctcgccaagttcatgcgtGAAGTCTCTGGACTTGAAGGCTGCAGCGGAGAAGCCGGCAAAAATAGCACTGAACTTGCAGTGAGAGAAGATAACAATGTGGAGAATGACGGTGACGAAATGGATGTCGACACGCTCCTAGATGATACTTCAGAGCTGGCAACTAAGGACATGGAAGACACGTCGGTCGACGAGCATGAAGATGGAAGTTCCGGGGAGGGCGAGGAAGGTGTTTCGAGCAGTGCGGACTCTGAATATGATCCTGACTGGGAAGGTTacagagccacgcggagtcgttctCGACAAAACAGCTTGACACGGAATAGCAGCAATAGCAAAGAGCCTGGAGATGGAAAAAATAAACCTAGAGATGTAACGACCACCGGTTCAGGAAATGATGATTCCAATATTCCAGATGGAAACAATGATGG encodes:
- the LOC119339745 gene encoding uncharacterized protein LOC119339745, giving the protein MGRWGFSRKRKERKWGSSRGHESGDKGPTQGLRHRASPARIMKLYPHLTAGQREMIEGAGFGGLLRLQCPTIPARLSTWLLRRFDTDSSELVIPGRGRIPVTVDSVHRVLGIPKNGRDVVYGLDDESIASVLDKHGVDRPPSMASLEKSIKLMKSADEHFLRTFIMLVLSSFLCPTSSLKISPRCFPELVNIGSIRELNWCKFVVEQLEKCVSSLGKKNSAGGCLFYLVILYLESLDVRGMEIPDGTPRVSAWDRKLMDKVIEMDMKNNGSFGKCFLKREATRKIISRGASSSSASVLLGDVSAIANFVSSNVLPEYCPQKKEVLCKAAGNLCASIKDALAKFMREVSGLEGCSGEAGKNSTELAVREDNNVENDGDEMDVDTLLDDTSELATKDMEDTSVDEHEDGSSGEGEEGVSSSADSEYDPDWEGYRATRSRSRQNSLTRNSSNSKEPGDGKNKPRDVTTTGSGNDDSNIPDGNNDGVNQCSEEHENVAKPTSPNVDEDVMVPTLVVSQATEEPGDVTTNVSGNGSDIPEGDQGIVNRCSEEEHVNVAKQNPSSGHVDVVIPTSAVSLPSTPSTQQKNTEKECSVEDMMAIQPSSMLLGGSSMMALDDNVTPSKEDKNMDMTPAINFVEGTPVVDLSTPESSDSECKVVRTVRKRSPVNGPKTPS